Proteins encoded in a region of the Phocoena phocoena chromosome X, mPhoPho1.1, whole genome shotgun sequence genome:
- the LOC136142272 gene encoding LOW QUALITY PROTEIN: putative MAGE domain-containing protein MAGEA13P (The sequence of the model RefSeq protein was modified relative to this genomic sequence to represent the inferred CDS: deleted 3 bases in 2 codons), which yields MLHSRKSQCDVLEVGLQAGKEAQGLVGAQVPVAEEEASASSLCPLTQGTAEAVPAAGTRSVPRRSQRARSFMAVAAIPLSKSNEGCSRQAEDVSTSQAPGFLLCDVLNKKVAELVQFLSVKYVKQEPITKVEMLRNVIKEHKDHFPAIFSKACECMEVVFGIEVKEVDPSRHSYVLVKTLDLTYDGMLSDDQRVPKAGLLVLILGVIFLQGNRAPEEKIWEVLSVTGMYAGQEDFIYGETKKLITKELVEEKYLEYRQVPDSDPPHCEFLWGPRAHAESSKMKVLEFFAKINETDPTAFSRWYEEALRDEKERAQARAAAGANTSAMASGSSSVMPSSLSCPE from the exons ATGCTTCACAGTCGGAAGAGTCAGTGCGACGTGCTTGAAGTAGGCCTTCAGGCCGGAAAAGAGGCTCAGGGCCTGGTGGGCGCACAGGTCCCTGTAGCTGAGGAGGAG GCCAGTGCCTCCTCGCTCTGTCCTTTGACCCAGGGCACCGCAGAGGCTGTGCCTGCTGCTGGGACGCGGAGTGTG CCCCGGAGGTCGCAGAGAGCCCGCTCCTTCATGGCCGTCGCAGCCATTCCACTAAGCAAGTCAAATGAGGGCTGCAGCAGGCAAGCAGAGGATGTGAGCACCTCCCAGGCTCCCGGGTTCTTGCTCTGTGACGTGCTAAACAAGAAGGTGGCCGAACTGGTGCAGTTCTTAAGTGTCAAGTATGTAAAACAGGAGCCCATCACAAAGGTAGAAATGCTGAGGAATGTCATCAAAGAGCACAAGGACCACTTCCCTGCGATCTTCAGCAAAGCCTGTGAGTGCATGGAGGTTGTCTTTGGCATTGAAGTGAAGGAAGTGGACCCCTCCAGGCACTCCTATGTGCTCGTGAAGACACTAGACCTCACCTACGACGGGATGCTGAGTGATGACCAGCGCGTGCCCAAGGCCGGCCTCCTGGTACTTATCCTGGGTGTGATCTTCTTGCAGGGCAACCGTGCCCCTGAGGAGAAAATCTGGGAAGTGCTGAGTGTTACTGGGATGTATGCTGGGCAGGAGGATTTCATCTACGGGGAGACCAAGAAGCTCATCACCAAAGAGTTGGTGGAGGAGAAGTACCTGGAGTACCGCCAGGTGCCCGACAGTGATCCCCCACACTGCGAATTCCTGTGGGGTCCAAGGGCCCACGCTGAAAGCAGCAAGATGAAAGTCCTGGAGTTTTTTGCCAAGATCAATGAGACTGACCCCACTGCATTCTCACGCTGGTATGAGGAAGCTTTGagagatgagaaagagagagctcAGGCCAGAGCTGCCGCGGGGGCTAATACTTCTGCCATGGCCAGTGGCAGCTCCAGTGTCATGCCCAGCAGCCTCTCCTGCCCTGAGTGA